The Elusimicrobiota bacterium genome contains the following window.
CATAAAGATATAGTCTATACCGAGGACATGGTTTTAAAAATGCATTACCTTACCATGAACAATATCCTTGAAGGAGATTTAAAGGGCAAGTACCGGACACAGCAGAATGTCTTACGGGATTATTCGACAGGCATTGTAGTATATATGCCTCCTGAGCATGAGCAGGTCCCAATTCTTATGTCAGAACTTATTAAGTTTCTAAATGATGAGAAAGAAATGCATCCAATTACTAAAGCGGGTGTAGTTCATTATGAATTTGTCAGGATACATCCTTTTATGGATGGAAACGGCAGAGTGGCCAGAGCATTATGCATGCTCGTCCTTCTTGCAAGTGGGTATGACGTCAGGAAGCTCTTTGCCCTTGAAGAATATTATGAATCAGACAGGAACAGGTACTATGAGGCGATTGAATCCGCACAAAAGAATAATGACAATACGACCGGATGGCTGGAATACTTTACCGGCGGCATGGTATTTGAACTTGAAAGGGTAAAAGGAGAGATTGAGCAGCTTCAAAAAGGCACGAAGAACGGTATTCCAAGCGATTTAAGCCCCAGGCAGATTTCAGCCGTATCTTTTATCCGGAAACTTGGTTCCGTAACAAACAGTAGGTACAGGAAACACTTTCACGTATCTAACAAGACAGCGCAATCCGACCTTCAGAAACTCGTTGATAAAGAAATACTGAAACTTGAAGGGAGAGGACGTTCAGTCAGATATACGATCAAGCATTAAAAACAACCTGGTTAGCTATTTCTTTATTGGTTCCGCGGAACT
Protein-coding sequences here:
- a CDS encoding Fic family protein, whose product is MTFKPVYTITNHILRAVSRIDVLNEVIIKAELLPIWEKRLRHEARIKSTHYSTKIEGNRLTLEQVERLSKNQSVTGAPQRDIREVQNYFKVLDYVEEIGHKDIVYTEDMVLKMHYLTMNNILEGDLKGKYRTQQNVLRDYSTGIVVYMPPEHEQVPILMSELIKFLNDEKEMHPITKAGVVHYEFVRIHPFMDGNGRVARALCMLVLLASGYDVRKLFALEEYYESDRNRYYEAIESAQKNNDNTTGWLEYFTGGMVFELERVKGEIEQLQKGTKNGIPSDLSPRQISAVSFIRKLGSVTNSRYRKHFHVSNKTAQSDLQKLVDKEILKLEGRGRSVRYTIKH